From a single Falco peregrinus isolate bFalPer1 chromosome 10, bFalPer1.pri, whole genome shotgun sequence genomic region:
- the RNF2 gene encoding E3 ubiquitin-protein ligase RING2: MSQAVQTNGTQPLSKTWELSLYELQRTPQEAITDGLEIVVSPRSLHSELMCPICLDMLKNTMTTKECLHRFCADCIITALRSGNKECPTCRKKLVSKRSLRPDPNFDALISKIYPSRDEYEAHQERVLARISKHNNQQALSHSIEEGLKIQAMNRLQRGKKQQIENGSGAEDNGDSSHCSNASTHSNQEAGPSNKRTKTSDDSGLELDNNNATVAIDPVMDGASEIELVFRPHPTLMENDDSAQTRYIKTSGNATVDHLSKYLAVRLALEELRSKGESNQMNLDTASEKQYTIYIATANGQFTVLNGSFSLELVSEKYWKVNKPMELYYAPTKEHK; the protein is encoded by the exons aTGTCTCAAGCCGTGCAGACAAACGGGACGCAACCTTTAAGCAAAACATGGGAGCTCAGTTTGTACGAATTACAAAGAACACCTCAG GAAGCAATCACCGATGGCTTGGAAATAGTGGTGTCGCCCAGGAGCCTGCACAGTGAACTGATGTGTCCCATTTGTTTGGATATGTTAAAAAACACCATGACGACAAAAGAATGTTTGCATCGCTTCTGTGCTGACTGCATCATTACAGCCCTCAGGAGTGG CAACAAAGAATGTCCCACATGTCGTAAAAAACTAGTTTCAAAACGATCACTGAGACCAGATCCAAATTTTGATGCTCTCATCAGTAAAATTTATCCAAGCCGAGATGAATATGAAGCTCATCAGGAGAGAGTGCTAGCAAGAATCAGCAAGCACAATAACCAGCAAGCTTTAAGTCACAGCATTGAGGAGGGATTAAAGATTCAGGCCATGAACAG GTTACAGAGGGGCAAGAAACAACAGATTGAGAATGGCAGTGGAGCGGAAGATAACGGTGACAGTTCCCACTGTAGCAATGCCTCAACACACAGCAATCAGGAAGCAGGGCCTAGTAATAAGAGGACCAAAACATCGGATGATTCTGGGCTAGAACTGGACAATAACAACGCAACTGTGGCAATAGACCCCGTAATGGATGGTGCTAGTGAAATCGAATTAGTTTTCAGGCCTCATCCAACCCTCATGGAGAATGATGACAGTGCACAGACGAG GTACATCAAGACCTCAGGCAATGCCACCGTTGATCACTTGTCCAAGTACCTAGCTGTGAGACTGGCTTTGGAAGAGCTTCGTAGCAAAGGAGAATCAAACCAGATGAACCTTGACACAGCCAGTGAGAAGCAGTACACCATTTACATTGCTACCGCCAATGGGCAGTTCACT GTATTAAATGGGTCATTTTCCTTGGAACTGGTCAGTGAGAAGTACTGGAAAGTGAACAAACCCATGGAACTGTACTATGCACCAACAAAGGAACATAAATAA